A window of Bacillus toyonensis BCT-7112 genomic DNA:
TTGTTTTATCCATTCTTCTTCGCCATAAAAAAGATGCGCTCTGTTTGTTCTGTCACTTCAATTCGTTCAAAGTCTCCTGTGACGCGAAGCACTGTAAATCCAGCCTCTTCAAGCCATTTCGTTAATTCTTCAACCGAATATGCTCGTTGCACGTGACATTCATCAAAACGATGATATACATCTTCTTCTGGATCTTGTACAAAGAATGTCAAATCATGTTCCACACTATTGGATTCTTCTCCAGGGAAACAGTTCCAAATAAGTGATATTTCCTCGCCATTCACTGTATATGTTTCATTTTGAAATACGTGATGTATTTTATATAAAGAGTGTACGTCGAATAAAAACAAGCCATCTTGACGTAAATGATGGAAGACTCTTCTAAACGTTTCTTGCACTCCATCTTCTTGCAATACATAGTTTAACGAATCACAAAAGATTGTTACACAATCAAATTCACCAGGAACATCAAGTTCTCTCATATCTTGTTGGTAAAAAGGAAGAAAATAACCTTCTCCTCCTAATTTCTGCTGTGCGACAGTTAACATTTCTTCTGAAAGATCTACACCAGTTAAATCATAACCTTTTCGCATAAGCGGTAGTGTTACGTTACCAGTTCCACATGCTACATCAAGAATTTTTGCCTCTTTCATGCCCGCATGCTGCAAACTTTCCTCTGTGAACTCTACCCATTTATCATACGGGACATCATTCATCAGTTCGTCATACAGTAATGCAAATTGTTCGTATTTCATTGATCTAACTCTTCAGTAATATCTTCACGTGGTACATCGCCCCATAGACGCTCTAAATTGTAGTGATCACGCTCATCTTTATGGAATACATGAGCAACCACATCACCAAGGTCTACTAATACCCAACGAGCCTCATCAAAACCTTCCATACGTTGTACATTAATTTCGAATTCATGCGCCTTCGCTTTAATTTCACGCGCAATTGCTTGCACCTGTTTATCAGAGTTTCCGTGACAAATAATGAAATAGTCTGCAATTGGTGAAATCCCTTGCATATTTAGTACAACCATATCTTCTGCTCTCTTATCATCAGCTGCTTTTGCTGCTAATACTAATAAATCTTTATCTTTCATTTAATAATTTCCTCCTTGATAACTGCATTGTATGTTTGGAATGTTAATGGATAAATCGTTTGATCTTTTTCCATTAAAAATTGAATTGTTCGCTTTAAAGCAAACAGTAACGCTTGATTTATATCTTTATATGCGAGTTTTCTCGCTTCTTCTACACCAGGAAACTTACGCCCCGGCTCAATGTAATCTGCTACATAAATCACTTTATCTAACATCGTCATTTTCTCATGACCACTTGTATGGTATGTAATAGCTTGCAAAATTTCAGAATCCGTAATGCCTACTTCTTTTTCTACTAAGTATGCCCCAACAGGTGCATGCCATAACTCTTTGTTATAGTGAAGTAGATCCTTCGGCAAACCTTCCCTCTTAATAATCTCTTCCATTTCTGAAATCGCTCTACATTTTGCATAATCATGAAAGATAGCAGCTGTTTCTGCCTTTTTCTCATCTACATCATATAAACGAGCCAGTTCAATCGCTGTTTCCATTACACCTATTGTGTGTACATAACGCTTTTCATGCATTTGTTGTTTCACAATATGAAGTGCTTCCTCACGATTCATACAACCCATTCCTCTCGATATATACCTGTACTTTTTCCGGAAGTAAATATTTGCACGTTTTCTTCTCCATATACCTCTCACGTAACAAAGAAGAAGAAACTGCAAACTCTGGAATTTCCACTTTTACAATATTATAAGGCGTATGCAATGTATAACCTGGTCTCGTAACTCCAACGAAAGTTACAAGTGTAAGTAACTTTTCAATGTTATACCACTTTGGCAAATACTCAACCATATCTCCACCAATAATAAAGTGGAACTGCACATCCGGATACTTTTCCGTTAATTGTAACATAGTGTCATACGTATAAGATGGGCCTTCTCTGTTTAGCTCTTCTAAACAAATTGAAAAGTATGCTTCTTCCTCAGTCGCAAGCTCTAACATCTTTAAACGACTTTCTACACTTGTAATATTCCGCCCTTGTTTATGTGGCGGAATTTGATTTGGCAGGAACCATACTTCTTCCAAGTCCAAAGCGTGATATACTTCATTTGCAATTAGCAAATGCCCATAATGAGGCGGATCAAATGTACCGCCAATGATGCCAATTTTCCTCAAAAGAAACGCCCCTTCCTTTTACATACAGCAACTCTCTTCCTATCAATTCGAAGAGAGTTCACTGTTAATAAAAGTTCAATTGGTTTCGCTCTCTACATCATTAAGCACTAGCAATAAAAGTACCGCATGCTAATCTTTTTATCGAGGAAGCTTAATTTGTTTATTTTCTCTTGATTCTTTATATAAAACAATTGTGCTTCCAATTACTTGAACGATTTCAGCACGTGCACCTTGTGCAAGTTCTTCTGCAACTTCACGACGATCGAATTCACAATTTTGTAGCACGCTCACTTTAAATAATTCACGAACCTCTAATGCTTCTCCAATTTGTTTCACCATATTTTCATTTACGCCGCCTTTTCCAACCTGAAAAATTGGTGTTAAATGATGTGCCTGTGCACGTAAAAATCTTTTTTGTTTTCCTGTTAACATATAATTAGCCTCCAAGCTTTCTCATTACTAATTGTTTCATTCTATCAATATTTGGCACGCGTCCTGTCCACATTTCAAATGCAAGTGCCCCTTGATAAACAAACATATCAATACCATTTTGAATGATTGCACCTTGCTCTTTTGCCTCACATAAAATTTTCGTTTCAAATGGATTATAAATTATATCTGATACAATTGTTGCTTCTTTTAACGAACAAATTTGTAATGGCGTATGTTCGACATGCGGATGCATACCTCTTGTTGTCGTCTGAATGATAATATCATAATTCCCTTGTTCTTCTGTCGCTTTTTCTAACGATAAAGCAACAGAATGAACATCAGCCGCACATGCAGCAATAAGTTCTTTCGCCTTATCGACTGTACGATTTGCTACATCAATTTCTTTCACACCTACATCAGCAAGAGAAAAATAAATAGCTCGGCTAGCACCACCAGCGCCAAGTAATAAAATACGTTTCTCTTGAAGTGGTTCACTACTAATTGACTGTAAGGCTCGGACAAAACCGATTCCATCTGTATTGTAGCCAATTAATTTTCCATCCTTATGAACCACTGTATTTACTGCACCAATTTGCCTTGCTAGTGGGTCAATCTCATCCAAATAATCCATAATAGCAACTTTGTGCGGAGTTGTTACATTAAATCCTGAAATACCTAACGCTTTTAAACCTCTTACTGCTTCCCCTAGCCCTTCTTCTACAAGAAACGCATGATAATGGGCATCCATATTCAAGTGTTCAAATGCATCGTTATGCATAACGGGCGATAATGAATGTCCAATTGGATTTCCGATTACACCATATAATTGTTTCATAAATCCCTCTCCATATTAAATTAAAGATTTACGCAATGAAACACTTACTCCTTTTGGTACGTGAGCAACAATTTTTGCTCCTGATTCGTTTACAGTAACCCATCCTAATCCAGAGAATACAACGTCCGTTTTCGGTTCACGAATATTAAACTCGTATTTCACCAGCTCAGGCATATTTTCTAATTCTTCTGGTGTTGGCGGGCTTAGTAAATCTCCGGCATGATTTTTATACAATTCATCTGCTTTCTCAAGCTTTGTACGATGAATTGTTAAACGATTTGAGAAGTGACAAGTAAACGCACGACGACCACCACTTACATAATCAAAGCGTGCCAATCCACTAAAGAATAATGTTTGTTCCTCATTTAATTGGAATACCATCGGCTTAATTTCTTTTGTTGGTGTAATAAGCTTTAAGCTTTCCTTTCCAACATAATGAGCCATTTGATGGTGGTTAATAATACCTGGCGTATCATATAAAGAAGATTCTTCGTCTAATGGAATATCAATTAAGTCAAGTGTTGTTCCTGGGAAATGAGATGTTGTAATTACATTTTCAGTCTCATCACTAAATTCTTTAATCATACGATTAATAAATGTAGATTTTCCTACATTCGTACATCCAACAACGTAAACATCTTTGCCGTCGCGATAATACTCAATAGCATCCGCTAATTCAGCAATCCCTTGTCCCTTCGCTGCACTAATTAAAAAGACATCCTCTGGCTTTAATCCTAACTGCTTTGCACTATAGCGCATCCAATGCTTTACTTTATCATGTTTTACTGACTTAGGAATTAAATCCACCTTATTTCCTACAAGTAATACTTTATTATTTCCTACAAAACGATGTAAGCCAGGTAACCAGCTACCATTAAAATCAAAAATATCTACAATCTTGACTACTAATGCATCTGACCTTCCAATTCCATTTAGAATGCGTAGGAAGTCATCATCTGTTAGCGATACATCTTGAATTTCATTGTAATGTTTCAAGCGAAAACAGCGTTGACAAATCACTTGCTCTTTTTCTAAAGATGAGGCAGGCGCATACCCAACTTCATTTTTATTTTCTGTTTGAATTTCTACACCGCAACCAATACATTTAATTGTTTCAGTCAAACTTTATTCCTCCCAGTTAATTAAACCTTTTTTCTTCATATTTTTCATAATTCTTCGTTCAATTTTCCGATTAAAGCGAGTCACCAATCCATCAGTTTGCGCTACTGGCACAACTAAGATTGTATGAAGTCCTACACGATTTCCACCAAGCACATCTGTAAGCAACTGATCCCCAATTACTACAACTTCATCCGGCTGCAGGTGCATCTCTTGTATCGCACGCTTAAATGCACGAACAAATGGTTTACGTGCACTATGAATAAATGGAATATTTAATGGATCAGCAAAGTCTTTCACACGTTGCTCATTATTATTCGAAACGACCGTTACTTGAATGCCTTGCTCTTTCATTTTTAA
This region includes:
- a CDS encoding class I SAM-dependent methyltransferase, which produces MKYEQFALLYDELMNDVPYDKWVEFTEESLQHAGMKEAKILDVACGTGNVTLPLMRKGYDLTGVDLSEEMLTVAQQKLGGEGYFLPFYQQDMRELDVPGEFDCVTIFCDSLNYVLQEDGVQETFRRVFHHLRQDGLFLFDVHSLYKIHHVFQNETYTVNGEEISLIWNCFPGEESNSVEHDLTFFVQDPEEDVYHRFDECHVQRAYSVEELTKWLEEAGFTVLRVTGDFERIEVTEQTERIFFMAKKNG
- the rsfS gene encoding ribosome silencing factor; the protein is MKDKDLLVLAAKAADDKRAEDMVVLNMQGISPIADYFIICHGNSDKQVQAIAREIKAKAHEFEINVQRMEGFDEARWVLVDLGDVVAHVFHKDERDHYNLERLWGDVPREDITEELDQ
- the yqeK gene encoding bis(5'-nucleosyl)-tetraphosphatase (symmetrical) YqeK; its protein translation is MNREEALHIVKQQMHEKRYVHTIGVMETAIELARLYDVDEKKAETAAIFHDYAKCRAISEMEEIIKREGLPKDLLHYNKELWHAPVGAYLVEKEVGITDSEILQAITYHTSGHEKMTMLDKVIYVADYIEPGRKFPGVEEARKLAYKDINQALLFALKRTIQFLMEKDQTIYPLTFQTYNAVIKEEIIK
- a CDS encoding nicotinate-nucleotide adenylyltransferase produces the protein MRKIGIIGGTFDPPHYGHLLIANEVYHALDLEEVWFLPNQIPPHKQGRNITSVESRLKMLELATEEEAYFSICLEELNREGPSYTYDTMLQLTEKYPDVQFHFIIGGDMVEYLPKWYNIEKLLTLVTFVGVTRPGYTLHTPYNIVKVEIPEFAVSSSLLRERYMEKKTCKYLLPEKVQVYIERNGLYES
- the yhbY gene encoding ribosome assembly RNA-binding protein YhbY — encoded protein: MLTGKQKRFLRAQAHHLTPIFQVGKGGVNENMVKQIGEALEVRELFKVSVLQNCEFDRREVAEELAQGARAEIVQVIGSTIVLYKESRENKQIKLPR
- the aroE gene encoding shikimate dehydrogenase; its protein translation is MKQLYGVIGNPIGHSLSPVMHNDAFEHLNMDAHYHAFLVEEGLGEAVRGLKALGISGFNVTTPHKVAIMDYLDEIDPLARQIGAVNTVVHKDGKLIGYNTDGIGFVRALQSISSEPLQEKRILLLGAGGASRAIYFSLADVGVKEIDVANRTVDKAKELIAACAADVHSVALSLEKATEEQGNYDIIIQTTTRGMHPHVEHTPLQICSLKEATIVSDIIYNPFETKILCEAKEQGAIIQNGIDMFVYQGALAFEMWTGRVPNIDRMKQLVMRKLGG
- the yqeH gene encoding ribosome biogenesis GTPase YqeH; its protein translation is MTETIKCIGCGVEIQTENKNEVGYAPASSLEKEQVICQRCFRLKHYNEIQDVSLTDDDFLRILNGIGRSDALVVKIVDIFDFNGSWLPGLHRFVGNNKVLLVGNKVDLIPKSVKHDKVKHWMRYSAKQLGLKPEDVFLISAAKGQGIAELADAIEYYRDGKDVYVVGCTNVGKSTFINRMIKEFSDETENVITTSHFPGTTLDLIDIPLDEESSLYDTPGIINHHQMAHYVGKESLKLITPTKEIKPMVFQLNEEQTLFFSGLARFDYVSGGRRAFTCHFSNRLTIHRTKLEKADELYKNHAGDLLSPPTPEELENMPELVKYEFNIREPKTDVVFSGLGWVTVNESGAKIVAHVPKGVSVSLRKSLI
- a CDS encoding YqeG family HAD IIIA-type phosphatase — encoded protein: MKLFLPNEYVKNVYHVQPEDLKKRGIKGVITDLDNTLIEWDRPNATPQLEEWFLKMKEQGIQVTVVSNNNEQRVKDFADPLNIPFIHSARKPFVRAFKRAIQEMHLQPDEVVVIGDQLLTDVLGGNRVGLHTILVVPVAQTDGLVTRFNRKIERRIMKNMKKKGLINWEE